CGGAGTACCGGCCGGCGCACCCCGTGGTGGACGGCTATACCTACAGGGTGGCCTACCAGGGTCACATGGTCACGACACAGGACCCCATTGAGGACGCCGCCCCCGCGGCCCTTCGCGCGGTCATCCGGGAGTTCGCGGCGGTGGTGCGCCAGGTGAGGGAACAGAAACACGCGTGCCCGTAGGGCTTGTATCGGGCGGCTGCCCGATGGCGTCGGACGCTTCCCGTGGCATGCTGGGACCGGAGGCGGCGGGACGCCATGCTGCGGCAGCTGTTCCTCACCCTGGCCAGGAACACGACGGCGCAGGAGGCGGCCACGCACTCGCGCCTGCTGCGTCCGGCGGTACGGAGGTTCGTAGCCGGCGAGACGCTGGCCGACGGAATCGCCGCGGTGGCGGCCCTCAACGCCCGGGGGATCGAGGCCACGTTGGACGTCCTCGGCGAAGCCACCGCCTCCGAAGAAGACGCCCGGCA
This portion of the Armatimonadota bacterium genome encodes:
- a CDS encoding proline dehydrogenase, which gives rise to MLRQLFLTLARNTTAQEAATHSRLLRPAVRRFVAGETLADGIAAVAALNARGIEATLDVLGEATASEEDARQAARDYFEVLNAIFHRGLRSHVSLKLSQMGLDLSLDLAADLLAAIARTAAAVGT